From the genome of Uranotaenia lowii strain MFRU-FL chromosome 1, ASM2978415v1, whole genome shotgun sequence, one region includes:
- the LOC129742217 gene encoding uncharacterized protein LOC129742217 isoform X2, whose amino-acid sequence MKTGDFCCSHYATMQAQWRLRDCFGRITVLCQVLGIPSNAGVYHPGSDELLFDFLAAIINLDRSSDERTSQPQLARLIGRIKNPTVRIIPLVLVTDEHKPMINVEESLVIKSLKADGKPRYLDMNGRSYPSMNRFLHHNQLPEGILVYSEGKEVLVEDDRGGLKLKFFRVGKHAFFVGIADGIVAALNCMASGGLLLIGPHPVFEPAFRLTLGISNLYLATRATSILFDLLRHGGIRTIHLKILNCALVIISLVSLVFACLQPGPNIFGMTQTAGRITLGLCLSTVLLWVLFQKP is encoded by the exons ATGAAAA CCGGAGATTTTTGTTGTTCTCACTACGCGACGATGCAGGCCCAATGGCGATTGCGGGATTGTTTCGGAAGAATTACAGTGCTTTGCCAAGTTCTGGGGATTCCAAGTAACGCTGGTGTGTATCATCCGGGATCGGACGAGCTGCTTTTCGACTTCCTGGCAGCGATAATAAACCTGGATCGTTCATCAGATGAACGTACCTCACAGCCACAGCTGGCCAGATTGATTGGCCGAATAAAGAATCCCACAGTCAGAATAATTCCACTGGTGTTGGTGACAGATGAACACAAACCTATGATCAATGTCGAAGAATCTCTAGTGATCAAATCCTTGAAGGCAGATGGAAAACCGCGATATTTGGACATGAATGGAAGGTCGTACCCGTCGATGAACCGGTTCCTGCATCACAATCAACTTCCTGAAGGTATTCTTGTCTACTCCGAGGGAAAAGAGGTGCTTGTAGAGGACGACCGCGGTGGCCTGAAGCTGAAGTTCTTCAGGGTTGGCAAACACGCATTTTTCGTTGGAATTGCCGATGGAATTGTGGCCGCCCTTAATTGTATGGCTTCCGGAGGACTTCTTCTGATTGGACCACATCCGGTATTTGAGCCTGCATTTCGCTTGACACTCGGCATCAGCAATCTCTATTTGGCGACCCGGGCGACTTCGATTCTTTTCGATCTTCTGCGACACGGAGGAATTCGCACG attcatttaaaaattctcaactGTGCTCTCGTAATCATAAGCTTGGTTTCGTTAGTGTTTGCCTGTCTTCAACCTGGACCGAACATTTTCGGCATGACTCAAACGGCAGGCCGGATTACCCTGGGACTTTGTCTCTCGACGGTGCTTCTCTGGGTGCTGTTTCAGAAACCGTGA
- the LOC129742217 gene encoding uncharacterized protein LOC129742217 isoform X1, with protein sequence MEMAAGDFCCSHYATMQAQWRLRDCFGRITVLCQVLGIPSNAGVYHPGSDELLFDFLAAIINLDRSSDERTSQPQLARLIGRIKNPTVRIIPLVLVTDEHKPMINVEESLVIKSLKADGKPRYLDMNGRSYPSMNRFLHHNQLPEGILVYSEGKEVLVEDDRGGLKLKFFRVGKHAFFVGIADGIVAALNCMASGGLLLIGPHPVFEPAFRLTLGISNLYLATRATSILFDLLRHGGIRTIHLKILNCALVIISLVSLVFACLQPGPNIFGMTQTAGRITLGLCLSTVLLWVLFQKP encoded by the exons ATGGAAATGGCAGCCGGAGATTTTTGTTGTTCTCACTACGCGACGATGCAGGCCCAATGGCGATTGCGGGATTGTTTCGGAAGAATTACAGTGCTTTGCCAAGTTCTGGGGATTCCAAGTAACGCTGGTGTGTATCATCCGGGATCGGACGAGCTGCTTTTCGACTTCCTGGCAGCGATAATAAACCTGGATCGTTCATCAGATGAACGTACCTCACAGCCACAGCTGGCCAGATTGATTGGCCGAATAAAGAATCCCACAGTCAGAATAATTCCACTGGTGTTGGTGACAGATGAACACAAACCTATGATCAATGTCGAAGAATCTCTAGTGATCAAATCCTTGAAGGCAGATGGAAAACCGCGATATTTGGACATGAATGGAAGGTCGTACCCGTCGATGAACCGGTTCCTGCATCACAATCAACTTCCTGAAGGTATTCTTGTCTACTCCGAGGGAAAAGAGGTGCTTGTAGAGGACGACCGCGGTGGCCTGAAGCTGAAGTTCTTCAGGGTTGGCAAACACGCATTTTTCGTTGGAATTGCCGATGGAATTGTGGCCGCCCTTAATTGTATGGCTTCCGGAGGACTTCTTCTGATTGGACCACATCCGGTATTTGAGCCTGCATTTCGCTTGACACTCGGCATCAGCAATCTCTATTTGGCGACCCGGGCGACTTCGATTCTTTTCGATCTTCTGCGACACGGAGGAATTCGCACG attcatttaaaaattctcaactGTGCTCTCGTAATCATAAGCTTGGTTTCGTTAGTGTTTGCCTGTCTTCAACCTGGACCGAACATTTTCGGCATGACTCAAACGGCAGGCCGGATTACCCTGGGACTTTGTCTCTCGACGGTGCTTCTCTGGGTGCTGTTTCAGAAACCGTGA